Sequence from the Myxococcales bacterium genome:
TGCCAGCTCCGCTGCAAAAGTTCTCGGGGACCCCGGCACTGAACGGACGAGCCTAGGTATTTTGCCGCAGCTTTTTGCGGTACGCAGAAGGCCTAACCAAACAGATCGCGGAGCTGCCCCAAGATGAGCTCCCAGCGCCGCTCGACGTCGTTCTTGAAGGCCAGAAGCATGAGCAGCGCCAACATGCTCATGCCGACGAGGCTCGCGATCTCTCGAGCGCGCATGCTGACGGGGCGCTTCTTTAGGGCCTCGAGACCGAGGAATACGAGGTGCCCGCCGTCGAGGACCGGGATCGGCAAGAGGTTCACGAGGCCAAGGTTGATGGAGATGACGGCCATGGCCCAGACGAAATACGTGGTGCCCTTGGCGCCCGCTTGGCCGGCCACGTCGTAGAGCGTGATGGGGCCGCTCACCGAGCGAAGGCTGATCTTGCCTTGGAGAATCCGGACGAAGCCGACGCTGATGAAGCGAATGACGCTGCCCGTCTCCTCGATGGCACTCCGAAGGGCATAGAGGACCGGGTTCGGGTTCGGCACGAGCTCCACGTGGCGCGGCGCCCAAGAGGTCGTACGGAAGACGTAGCGCTCGTAGCTCTGCCCGTATTCGTCTTGCCAGCCCTCGCGGCGAAGCTGAAAGAAGCCTCGCTTGGGCTCGCCCTCGCGCGTCCAGCGGAGCTCCCGCATCTGACTGGCGCCGCGCTTCAGCTCGTCCTTCATGGCGAGCCAGAGCCGCTGCGGCTTCCCGTCGAGGTGCGTGATGCGATCCCCTGCGCGGAGGCCCGCTTTCCACTCGCTCGAGCCCTCGGGCACGAAGGCCACGAACATCTCCGAGCTCTCGATGCCGACGCGATCGAGGACGTCGCGCTCGCGCAAAACGCCGCCCTCCACGGGTGCGGGCCGCGGGAGCGGTGTCAACGTGGCGACGCCTGGCTCCATCACCGCGAGATCGAAGAGCCCACCTTGCGCGAGGACCGGGACGGGTCGCAGATAAGACAGCGTGACGGTGTCGCCTCGGTTGGCCGAGAGGAGCTGCGTGAGCTCCTCCATCGTGCTGATGCGCGTCCCGCCCACAGAGACCACGCGATCGAAGGAGCGGAGGCCCGCGCGATACGCCGGAGAGTCGGTCGCCGGCACGCCGACGGTCGGCGCCGGCAGGCCGGGCAAGAAGCCGAGCACGTCCGCCGACTCCTCGATCTCGCGCTCGCGATCGCGGGCCACCCGCACCGGCGTGAGCACGACCTCAAGCTCGCGGCCTTCGCGGGTCACCACGAGCTTGACGGCGCGCCCCGCCTTGCCCGAGAGGAGCCGCTGCACATCGGGATAGGTCCGCACCTCGTCGCCGTCGATGGCCTCGACGCGGTCGCCCGGTTGGAGCTTGCCCTCAGCGGGCATGCCAGGAAAGACGACGCCCACGACGGCCGGCGGCAGCGAGCGGTGCTCGAGGAAGACGGCCCCGTAAAGGAGGATGGGGAAGAGCAGGTTCATCGCCGGGCCCGCGACCACGATGAGCACGCGCTTGTAGAGCGACTGGGCCTCGAAGGTGCGGCTGCGGTCCTCCGGCGGAATGGGCCCAGCGCCCTTGCCTTCTTCGAGCATCTTGACGAAGCCGCCGAAGGGCAAGACGCTCAGGCAATACTCCGTCTCACGCCCCCGAAGCCTTAGGAGCTTCGGCCCGAAGCCGATGGAAAACGTGAGGACCTTGACCCCGAACACCTTGGCCAAGGCAAAGTGGCCAAACTCGTGGATGAAAATCAGGCCCCCGATGAGGAGCGCAAAGTAGACGAGTTCCACGGCGGAGGAGCGCGCGCGACGGGCCGAGCCGACGACCAACAAGAGGGCCCACGACGACGCGTGCCGTCCGTACCACAACCTCGCGGCCCTCGAAACGGTCCGAGCCACGCGCCGACAAAGGCGTTACCTTTGCGCAGGGCCTCTGTTTCAGAGGCACTGGAAGTGTTAGTTCTGGGAATCCGTCGGGCCGTGCCCGACGCCTAGCATTGCAGCGGAATGTCGAAAGCTCCCTCGCCGCTCCTCGGCTACAACAACAACGTCCGGCACAAGAACCGGACGTTCCATATTCAGACCGAGGACTCGGGCGTTAAGCACCCGCACATCATCACGCACCTGTTCATGGACGGCGGGCGCATCCTCAAGTCCCTGAAGACGTCGTACGCGGAGCACATCGGCGAGACCAAGATGGCGGACACGGTCCGCCAGATGATGAAGGACCAGCACAAGTCGGTCTTCATCGCGCTGCGCGACGGACAATACGACCCGCTCATCGACGCCGCGCTCGGCGTTGCGCCGGCCGCGGAGGTGCCGCCCGCCGCGGCCAGCCCGAGCGTCGACGCCCCGAAGCGCAAGAGCCAGCGGCCGCCGGCGAGCGGGCGAACCATTCCCGCACCGGCCCCGGAAGACATGGGGCCGTCAGACTCGGTTCCGCGGCCCCACATCAGCGACCTCCCGCCGCCACCGGCGAACCTCTTTGCCAAGGCGCCCGCAACCGAGACCCGCTACCGGTCGCAGGGGGCGCCGGAGGACCACGTCCCTTCGCGCAAAGGGTCGTCGCGCTCGCCATCGGGAAGGCCTGCTCGACGCTCGTCGGCGCCGCCGTCCGATGGCCGCTACGGCTCGACGCGCCCGGCGTCGATCTTCGGGGCCTCGCGGTCGCCCAAGGCCGCGTCCATCTTTGGCGAAGATCTCATCAGCGACAAATCGCTCGACGAGGTGATCCTCAGCTACCTGGCCGAGGATCTCGAGACCGAGACGAAGAAGTAGCCATGGCCGGGAGCCGACCGCACCGGCGCCTCGGCGCACTCGCGCTCGCCGTCGCGGTCCTTGGAGCGGCGTTCGCCGCCGCGTCGTGTTCGCTGGTCGTGGAACGCGACGCGGCGCAGTGCGCTTCATCTCGCGACTGCGACGCGAAGGGTGGCGCCTTCCAGGGCGCCGTTTGCCAGAGCGGCGTGTGCCGCCCGTGTTCATCGCACCGCGACTGCGCCGGCGGGGCGCTGCTGCGCGCGTGCGTCCAACCCGAGGGCCGGTGCGTCGAGGTCTTCTCGCCCGAGTGTCAGACGCTGACCAACGGCACCGAAGATGTCGACCCGAAGGAGATCCTCAAAAGCGAGCGCGTGGTCATCGTCGGCGCGCTCTTCAAGGATGACGGTGCAAGGGACGTGACGGAGCAGCGCCTCCGCAGCGTTCGCGTGGCACTCTCCGACATCGAGAAGGCTGGTGGCATTCCCGCCGGCGCGGCGCCGGCTCGGAGCCTCGCCGCGCTCGTTTGCGACGCCGCTGACGAGCCGCTGCTCCGCTCCGCCAAACACCTCGCAGAGCGCCTGAAGGTGCCGGCGATCATCGGGCCCGCCGGCAGCGGACGCGTCATCAAGGTCGCCACCGAGGTCACTGTGCGGCAGGGCACGCTGCTCATCGCACCGACGGCGACCTCGGCCCTCATCACGTCGCTCGACGACCGGGGTCTCGTCTGGAGGACGGCGCCCACCGATCTGCTCCAGGCGGTGCCGCTGCGCGTCCAAATACCCGCGCTCGAGGCCTCGCTCCGGGCACGCTTTCCCAGCATCGCCCAAGTGAAGCTTGCGGTCGTCGCGAAGGACGACGCGTATGGCACCGCACTCGCGGGGCTCCTGGTGCCGTCGGGCGGTCAAGACGCTCCGCTCCTGAACGGCAAACCGCTAAACCCTGCGGCCCCCTACTTCCGGTCCATCGTGTACCCGGCTGTCGAGGGCCCCCGCGACGAGGACAGGAAGGCGCTCTCGGACTTCGCACCGCACATCGTGATCCTCCTCGGCACGACCGAGACCGTAAAGGCCGTCGTCGGCCCGCTGGAGCAAGCGGGCGCGACGGCTAGCTGGAACCCCGGCATCCTTCCGGAATACGTGTTCACCGATGGGGCGAGGGGCGACGACCTGCTCTCCGCCATTCGCACCACGCCATCGCTCCAAAAGCGCGTCCGTGGCACGGTCCCGGCCTACCGGGGAAGCGTGTACGATGCATTCGTAAGCGCCTACCGCGGCGCGTTCATCGACGTTCCAACGGCCTACGGCACAGCCGGCGCTTTCGACGCGACCTACCTCGTGGCGCTCTCGCTTGCCGCCGAGGGCCCGCCAAACCCGACGGGCGAGCTTTTGGCGAAAGGGCTCGGCAAGCTGGTCGCAGGCGAGCGCGTCGAGGCGCGCTTGACGGAGCTCGGCAAGGGCTTCGGCGCGTTGCGAGCCGGGCAGTCCATCAACTTCGTCGGGGCCTCCGGCGAGCTCGACTTCGACCTCGCCACGGGCGACGTCGTCACGGACATCGACGTCTGGTGCGTGAGCAACCTCGCTTACGCGAGCTCGGGTCAGGTCTTCGTGGGGGCCACGAAGACCGTCGAGGGCCCTTTCGCCTGCCCCTGAGCGCGCTGCCCGCGGCCGCGAGGAGCCGGGTTCGGTTACCATGCGCCCATGGGACAGGGCGGCGTCGGCGCAGGACTCGTGGATCGCCTGGGACGCGCCGACCTCGCGCTGCCGCTCGAGGCCGCCTTCGAGGAGCTCGTGGCCGTGGCGGCCGCTTCGTGGCCTAGCCTCACGCTGGACCTACGGGCCTTGGAGGCGCACGTGGCGACGCTGATCGCGACGGCGACGGCGCCCGACGTCGCGCTCCTCGCTCTTCACGCCGACGTGGCCTTGGCCGAGGCCGCCCTGCGCAACGACACGGCGGCGCTCGCCGAGCTCGATGGCCTCGTGACCCGAGCCGCGGCTCGCGCGGCGCTCCGCGGCGCGACGCCCGACGAGCTGGCGCAGCGCGTGCGGGAAGAGCTCTTGGTGCCCGGCCCCGAGCGGCCCGCGAAGCTCTCCCAATATTCGGGACGCGGCCCGCTCGCCGCGTGGCTCCGCGTCTTGGTGACGAGGACGGCGCTGACGATGCAGCGCTCCGAGTCGCGACGGACGAAGCATCACGACGACGACGACGCGCTTGCGCGAGCGCCGGCGCTCGGCGCGAGCCCTGAGATGGCCGTGCTCCGCGCCGCTTACGCGGAGCCGTTTCGGGCGGCCTTCCGGGAGGCCATCGCGCTCTTGGCACCGGAAGATCGAACGATGTTGCGCCTGCACCTCGTCGACAACCTCGGCATCGATCGGCTCGCGCCGATGTACGGCATCCATCGGGCCACGGCGGCCCGAAGGCTTGTCCGGGCCAAGGAGACCGTGCTCGAAAAGACCCGCGAGCTCTTGGCGCAGCGCATGGGCCTTTCGGACTCGGAGTTCACAAGCCTCGTCGGCGTGATGTTGAGCGGCGTCGAGGTGAGCCTCTCGTTCCTTGACACGCAGCGGTAACGAGCGAGCACCCTCGTTCGGGCCGCGCTCAGAAGCGACCGTGCATCGAGACGCTGCGGCCGGCGAGGCCAACGACGACGGGGGGCACCGGGGAACGAGGACGCAACGTCAAATAGAGGCTCACGCCGGCGCCGGCGATGGCGGCCGCGCCAAGCAGATCGGTCGCGAGCGCGAGATCCTTGGACTTGGAAGCGGCGGCCTCGAGCTCGGCGGCCGTCACAGTGCCCGGCACTCGTGCTCGCCTGTCGGCGAGGTCGCTCGAAGCGCCGAGCGCGAGGACCCCCGTGACGGTCGCGCCCGCGGCAAGGCCACCCGTGACGACCCAGGTCACCACGTGCGGCGCAACGGTCGGCCCCGGCGCCTGCCCAGGCTCGCGCGACTTTGGCGTTGAAGCCGCTTTCGAGCCTTCTGTTCCTAGGTCCACGCGAACGTCGTCACCCCCGGCGACCTCGACGGTCCGAGAGAGCCGCGTACCTGAAGGCCCTTCGCCGGTCCGGAGGCGCCTTCGGCCAGCGCTGACGACGAGCGGCAAGGGCAGCGGGAGCTGGCCCACATGTTCGTCATCGACGAAGACCTCGAGACCGGCGGGACCCGAGACGTGCAGCCTCGCGACGCGGCCCTCGAGCCGAGCAACCTCTCGTTCGACGTCGGCGCGGCGGCTCGCCGAGATGCGCTCGCCGCCCTGATCGAGGTAGAGGCGGAAGGACTTGAGCGCCGCGGCGTAGAGCTGGAGCTGATACTCCGCTTGTCCAATGTTGTAGAGCACACGAAACTCCGGAAGTGTCTCGTAAGCTCGCCGAAACTCCACCAGGGCCGTGGCGAAGTCCGCTTCGTCGTAGAGCTCGACGCCGCGACGAAAGTGGCGCTGCGCCAGCTCGGCAACCTTAGGCTTCGCGTCCTCCCCATCGGGCGCTGCGAGCGACGGCGCGGCGATGGCGAGGACAAAGAGTGCGCTCACGGCGGCGGCGGCGAGGCGGCGTCTCATGGCTTCGAAGCATACGGATCTTCGCGGTCGATGGGGCGCTTCGGACGCACTGGCTTTTGCCTCAGGCTCTCTCCTGTCTCGTTCGTGTGCGTCGGCGGCGCCGCCTCCGCGGTCGATGGGGACGGCTCGCCGCGGGCGTCGAGCACTCGTTGCGCACGGACGCGGGGTTTGCCCTTGGCCGAGGGAAGGTCGGCCACCGACACGGCGGGCTGCTCCAACGCCGGAGCGCCGAGATGTCGCGCGCCCGCCGCCTCGCCCGTGGAAGGGAGGTCCACGGCAGGAGCCTCGGTGGCCCGCGCCGCGATCAACGGGGCGCTGGCCGCCATCGACGTGCCACGAGAGAGCGTCACCGCACTCACGATGGCAATCGCGAGCGACAACGCGGCGACGGCAGCGGCCCCCCTCGCGAAGCGGCCCTTTGCGCCGCTCACCCGTTCAAGGGCGCGTTTCACCGCCGCCGCCGATGGGAACCGCGCTTGCGGCTTTTGTTCGAGGCACCGGTCGACCACGGCGCGGTAAGGCGGCGGCACGAGGTTCGCGCCCTCCAGCGTGAACGAGCGGCCGGCGAAGAGGCGGTAGGCGATCAGGCCGAGCGAGTAGACGTCGGAGACCGATGTAGCCGGCTCACCTCGCGACTGCTCGGGCGACCAATAGGCCGGCGTCCCCACGAGCCCGCGGCCCTGGTGGCGGCTCACCTGCGCGTTGACGTCGCGCGCCAGACCGAAGTCCATCACGATGACGCGCCCCTTCTCATCGAGGGCAATGTTGCCCGGTTTGAGATCGCGATGGACGATCCCGGCCGCGTGCGCCGCGCCGAGGGCGTCGCAAATCTGGCTGAGGATGCGAACCGCCACCTCGGGCGGCGGGGTCTCACGCTGGAGGTGCGCCTCGAGCGTTTCGCCGTCGACGAGCTCCATCGTCAGGAACGTCACGCCGTCGCTCGACTCCACGTCGAAAACGCGCCGCACGTTCGGGTGAACGATGCGTCGCCCGAGGCTCACCTCGCGACGAATCGAGTCGAGCACGCGCGGATCGGCGCTCAGGTTGGGCCAAAAGACCTTGATGGCGACTTGCCCGCCGAGCGCTTCATCGGCGGCCTCGAAGACCATCCCCATGGCGCCGTGGCCGAGGGGCCTCTGAATGCGGAAGCGTCCCTTGAGCAGCGTACCGGGGGCGGGCAGAGCGCGTTCGAGGCGAGGCTCGGTGGGCGTGCCTTCGCCCCAAGGCCCGGTGGCTTGACGGGCCAACTCGGCCACGAGCCGACGGCACTCGTCGCAGACATCGAGGTGGGCCTCGACCTCATGGCGAGCCGAGCCGCCACCGTCGATATAGTCGAGGATGGCGCTTTCGTGGACGTGGGAGCGATCGAGAGCGTTCATGGTCACGTGGGGTATTTTCGCGTGCTGGCCGGGTCAGCGCTAAGCCACCGAGCCAAAGGGGGTGCAATCGATGTGCCCGCGCCTCCGACGAAAGTTTTCGCCAGCAACGCGACACCGCGTGGCAGCCGGCGTCACCCAAGCGATGGATCGCAAAGTTGAGAGGTGGGGGCTGTGGACAGGGTCACGTCCGGACACGGAGGAGAGCGTCGACGCGCACCTGGCTCTTCGCTCGTATCGGGCCCTCCGGGTTCTTGGTGAAGGCGGCATGAGCAAAGTCTGGTTGGCACGTCACGTGCGAACTGGAGCGCTCGTCGCCGTGAAGACCATGAAGGAAGAGTCGCGCGGCGAGGCGGCGCGACTCATTCGGGAGGCACGGCTCGCGCGTCGCGTGGTCCACCCGAACGTGCTGCGCGTTCGTGAGCTCCTGCGCGCGCCGGGCGGCCAAGTCGCCCTCGTGATGGACTACCTGGTCGGCGAATCGCTCGCGAAGAACCTCGCGCGAGGTCGGGCGCTTCCCCTGCTCGTGGCGGCGCGCCTCGGGTGCGGCCTCGCAGCGGCGCTCGACGCCACGCACCGGGCGGGCGTCGTCCACCGCGACGTGAAGCCCGACAACGTGCTGCTCGCCGAGCGCGGCAGCGAGCTCCAGGCGACGCTCGTCGACTTCGGCGTGGCTACCTGCGCGCACTGGTCCGGCCCCGGCGGCGCAACCGATTGCGTGGGCACGCCGAGCTACATGGCGCCGGAGCAGATCCAGGGACTCGCCGTGGACGGCCGCGCCGACGTGTTCTCTCTCGGCGTGGTGCTCTTCGAATGCCTCGCCGGATTGAACCCCTTCGAAGGCGTCGATCTGGTCGACACCTTCCGACGCACCCTCGCACCGGCACCCTCGTTGGCCCGCTTCGCGCCGTCGCTCCCGGCCCCCGTCATCGAGCTCATTGACGGGATGCTGCGCACCGATCGCGAGACGCGTCTCTCGAACCTGCGCCACGTCTACGACACGCTGCTCGCCTCCGCCCACGAGCCGGCGGTCGACGTCGCCTGGCTCGGCGAGGCCTCGACGGCACGGTGGCTCGACGTCGCGTAGAGCGCGTTTCAGTCGACGCTGAAGACCAACTCGACATCACCAGAGACGAGCGCTCCGCCGTCCCCACCGATGGTCTTCCCGATCATCGCGTTGATGACGCAGGTGCCCGCGCTCTTCGCGATGGGCGGCGAGCCCGTGAGCGTGGTGCTATTGACGCGCCCGTCGTCGTTGGCGTCGAGGTGCAAGGTCATGTGAGACGGGACGGGGCGCGGGCCCTTGCCGGTGAGGCCACTACGATAGCAGGCCACCAAGGTGGTCAGCGGCACAGCCTTTCGAAGCGTCTCGGGGCTGACGCCGAGCGCTCTCACGGCTTGCACCGTCACGTTGCCTTGTTTTGCGTCCCACTTGGCCGACCCCGCGTCGGCGAAAGCGAGCGCCACGCCACCGTCGGAGAACGCGACGGCAGGCGCGCCGCCGTCATTCAAGGTCCCTCCCATCGACGCGACGCGAAGCGGGCCGCCATCCACGTCGACGGAGGCCGCGGAGCCCTTCGTTCCCACGGCCCTCGGCTTCTTGTCGGGCGCTTTCGCCGCGCCCTTCTCATCGACCGTCGGTGCGCCCGACACGTCCACGTTCGACGGGTCGCGCATCGCGGTGGCCACGGAGGGCACCGACCTCGCCGACGCGCTGGCGATGGGGCTCGGTTTGTCCGGAGTCGGCTTCGCCTTCACCAAAAACGCGAAGACGCCGCCGGCCACGGCGAGGAGCAGCGCCCCGAGCAGGATGCCACCCCAACGGGGCCGGACGCCCGGCGGTGGCGGAATCGATTCGGGCACCTCGCTCTTCGCTGGCACGCTCGGACGAACGGCGCGAATGGCCGACGAGTCGAAGGCCACCGCGGTGTCGGCGGTGCTCTGCGGCACCTCTTCTTGCCCCGCGCCGACGACGACGCGCGAGGCGATGGCCGCTTGCGCTTCCGCGGCCGTGAGGCTTCGGTGCGGCGCCGTTGAGCCGCCATGCGCCGAGAGGGCCGTGCGGAGCTCCGCGCGCATCTCGCGCGCCGTCTGGTACCGCTCCTCCTTCTTCTTCTTCAGCGCTCGGAGACAAATGGCCTCGAGCGCGCCATCGACGTTGGGCCGTAGCGCCGAAGGAGGCGTTGGGTCTTCGGTCACGTGCTTGAGCACGATGCCCAAGGCGCTCTCGGCCTCGAAGGGCACCTTGCCGGCGAGCATCTGGTAGAGAATGACGCCGACCGAATAGAGATCGCTCCGCGCGTCGAGCACCTCGCCGCGGCCCTGCTCCGGCGACATGTATTCGGGCGTCCCAACGACGAGCCCCTCGGTCGTGATGGCTGGTCCCGTCGCGACGGCGGGCTTCTCACCACGCCGATCGGTGATCTTGGCGACGCCGAAGTCGCAGACCTTGATGAGATCGTGGGGCTTGCCTTCGTCGTCGGTGCCAGCAAGCACGACGATGTTTTCTGGCTTGATGTCGCGATGGACGACGCCCATCTCGTGGGCCACCGCGATGGCGGCCAGCATCTGGAGCAAGATGTCGCAGATGCGCTCCGGCGGCATAGGACCGTCGTCGTGAAGCACCGTGTAGAGGTCGCGACCGTCGAGCAGCTCCATGGCGAGGTACAAGAGGCCGTCGGGCTCCTCGCCGAAGTCGATGACGCGAACCGAACACGGGTGGTCGATGCGCGAAGCGGCCTTCGCCTCGCGGAGGAAGCGCGCCACGTACGCCGGATCGCGCGAGAGATCGCGGTGCATGACCTTGATGGCCACGTCCTTGTCGAGGGCGAAATGCCTCGCGCGGTAGACGGCTCCCATGGCTCCGCCCCCGATGGCCGCATCGACGACGAACTTGCCGGCGATGGTGCGCCCAAGGAGGGCGGGATCGGGCTTTTGAGCCATAAGAGACGAAGGTTAGCCGAAGCGTTGCTCGCGATGAACCGGCGAATGGCGCG
This genomic interval carries:
- the rseP gene encoding RIP metalloprotease RseP, translated to MELVYFALLIGGLIFIHEFGHFALAKVFGVKVLTFSIGFGPKLLRLRGRETEYCLSVLPFGGFVKMLEEGKGAGPIPPEDRSRTFEAQSLYKRVLIVVAGPAMNLLFPILLYGAVFLEHRSLPPAVVGVVFPGMPAEGKLQPGDRVEAIDGDEVRTYPDVQRLLSGKAGRAVKLVVTREGRELEVVLTPVRVARDREREIEESADVLGFLPGLPAPTVGVPATDSPAYRAGLRSFDRVVSVGGTRISTMEELTQLLSANRGDTVTLSYLRPVPVLAQGGLFDLAVMEPGVATLTPLPRPAPVEGGVLRERDVLDRVGIESSEMFVAFVPEGSSEWKAGLRAGDRITHLDGKPQRLWLAMKDELKRGASQMRELRWTREGEPKRGFFQLRREGWQDEYGQSYERYVFRTTSWAPRHVELVPNPNPVLYALRSAIEETGSVIRFISVGFVRILQGKISLRSVSGPITLYDVAGQAGAKGTTYFVWAMAVISINLGLVNLLPIPVLDGGHLVFLGLEALKKRPVSMRAREIASLVGMSMLALLMLLAFKNDVERRWELILGQLRDLFG
- a CDS encoding sigma-70 family RNA polymerase sigma factor; this translates as MGQGGVGAGLVDRLGRADLALPLEAAFEELVAVAAASWPSLTLDLRALEAHVATLIATATAPDVALLALHADVALAEAALRNDTAALAELDGLVTRAAARAALRGATPDELAQRVREELLVPGPERPAKLSQYSGRGPLAAWLRVLVTRTALTMQRSESRRTKHHDDDDALARAPALGASPEMAVLRAAYAEPFRAAFREAIALLAPEDRTMLRLHLVDNLGIDRLAPMYGIHRATAARRLVRAKETVLEKTRELLAQRMGLSDSEFTSLVGVMLSGVEVSLSFLDTQR
- a CDS encoding tetratricopeptide repeat protein translates to MRRRLAAAAVSALFVLAIAAPSLAAPDGEDAKPKVAELAQRHFRRGVELYDEADFATALVEFRRAYETLPEFRVLYNIGQAEYQLQLYAAALKSFRLYLDQGGERISASRRADVEREVARLEGRVARLHVSGPAGLEVFVDDEHVGQLPLPLPLVVSAGRRRLRTGEGPSGTRLSRTVEVAGGDDVRVDLGTEGSKAASTPKSREPGQAPGPTVAPHVVTWVVTGGLAAGATVTGVLALGASSDLADRRARVPGTVTAAELEAAASKSKDLALATDLLGAAAIAGAGVSLYLTLRPRSPVPPVVVGLAGRSVSMHGRF
- a CDS encoding protein kinase, translated to MNALDRSHVHESAILDYIDGGGSARHEVEAHLDVCDECRRLVAELARQATGPWGEGTPTEPRLERALPAPGTLLKGRFRIQRPLGHGAMGMVFEAADEALGGQVAIKVFWPNLSADPRVLDSIRREVSLGRRIVHPNVRRVFDVESSDGVTFLTMELVDGETLEAHLQRETPPPEVAVRILSQICDALGAAHAAGIVHRDLKPGNIALDEKGRVIVMDFGLARDVNAQVSRHQGRGLVGTPAYWSPEQSRGEPATSVSDVYSLGLIAYRLFAGRSFTLEGANLVPPPYRAVVDRCLEQKPQARFPSAAAVKRALERVSGAKGRFARGAAAVAALSLAIAIVSAVTLSRGTSMAASAPLIAARATEAPAVDLPSTGEAAGARHLGAPALEQPAVSVADLPSAKGKPRVRAQRVLDARGEPSPSTAEAAPPTHTNETGESLRQKPVRPKRPIDREDPYASKP
- a CDS encoding serine/threonine protein kinase; translated protein: MSKVWLARHVRTGALVAVKTMKEESRGEAARLIREARLARRVVHPNVLRVRELLRAPGGQVALVMDYLVGESLAKNLARGRALPLLVAARLGCGLAAALDATHRAGVVHRDVKPDNVLLAERGSELQATLVDFGVATCAHWSGPGGATDCVGTPSYMAPEQIQGLAVDGRADVFSLGVVLFECLAGLNPFEGVDLVDTFRRTLAPAPSLARFAPSLPAPVIELIDGMLRTDRETRLSNLRHVYDTLLASAHEPAVDVAWLGEASTARWLDVA
- a CDS encoding serine/threonine protein kinase — protein: MAQKPDPALLGRTIAGKFVVDAAIGGGAMGAVYRARHFALDKDVAIKVMHRDLSRDPAYVARFLREAKAASRIDHPCSVRVIDFGEEPDGLLYLAMELLDGRDLYTVLHDDGPMPPERICDILLQMLAAIAVAHEMGVVHRDIKPENIVVLAGTDDEGKPHDLIKVCDFGVAKITDRRGEKPAVATGPAITTEGLVVGTPEYMSPEQGRGEVLDARSDLYSVGVILYQMLAGKVPFEAESALGIVLKHVTEDPTPPSALRPNVDGALEAICLRALKKKKEERYQTAREMRAELRTALSAHGGSTAPHRSLTAAEAQAAIASRVVVGAGQEEVPQSTADTAVAFDSSAIRAVRPSVPAKSEVPESIPPPPGVRPRWGGILLGALLLAVAGGVFAFLVKAKPTPDKPSPIASASARSVPSVATAMRDPSNVDVSGAPTVDEKGAAKAPDKKPRAVGTKGSAASVDVDGGPLRVASMGGTLNDGGAPAVAFSDGGVALAFADAGSAKWDAKQGNVTVQAVRALGVSPETLRKAVPLTTLVACYRSGLTGKGPRPVPSHMTLHLDANDDGRVNSTTLTGSPPIAKSAGTCVINAMIGKTIGGDGGALVSGDVELVFSVD